A part of Paenibacillus sp. 481 genomic DNA contains:
- a CDS encoding type I polyketide synthase yields the protein MTKSQQTQAATGLEIAVIGMAGKFPGARSVDEYWENLKNGVESVRFFTDEELEAAGVDPALLNNPRYVKAKAVVPDAECFDSDFFDYSPREAEVIDPQLRLFHECVWEALEHAGYDSEQTNAAIGLFAGASASIYWQLVAMLSRSGSTAEQFAALALADKDFLSTRIAHKLNLKGPAINVDSACSTSLLAIHLACRALLTGECRMALAGGVTVTVPHTEGYMYEEGMVSSPDGHCRAFDAKAKGTVGGEGAGAVVLKMLKHAVADGDRIYAVIKGSAANNDGTRKMGYSAPSIEGQAEVIRAAQRMGRVAPESIGYVEAHGTGTTLGDPVEIEALKLAFQTDKKGFCRIGSVKTNIGHLNSAAGVAAFIKTVLTLQHKQIPPNLHFESPNPKIDFANSPFIVNTELTPWTNEEGPLRAGVSSFGIGGTNVHVVLEEAPPQAAGGEGRASKLLLLSAKTEAGLEKATVRMRDYLAAIPDVPLSDEAYTMQIGRRAFRYRRMLVCSSAGEARELLESLPPERVYSRECEREQARLVFMFPGQGAQYVNMGRDLYDREPEFREAADRCFAIVKPLLDVNLRELLYPDINDANLNDNDANVNVNDANVDVNEVIANGGERLKQTDVTQPVMFIFSYALAQLMLKWGLKPSAMIGHSAGEYVAACLAGVMTLEEALELVVLRGKLMHSMPSGAMLSVPLSEEELAPLLGDDLSLAAVNGSALCVVSGRHEAIDRLEQQLAEQGKTCTKLHTSHAFHSAMMDPILESFRAKVSSITLRKPEMPYISNVSGNWITVEEATAADYWVNHLRGTVRFADGLRELLRDDNAVFVEVGPGNALSAFLRRHPDKTARHAAFNLVRHVKEQASDDEFLLQQVGRLWLEGAQPDWKAFHANEQRKRMAMPTYPFERRRYWVDPPFELDVLKQGLLGTPTSAVRSGSSAGLVNAPLLKKQNVGEWLYTPVWERSVTVEQLQPSQSPQRWLVFTEERGVGACLVARLKQAGHDVSAVYPSTSFARLDEGAYQMEPNQPDQYVRLLRELADAGTQPDRIVHAWLAEESAAVGEWDVSAADKTLERGYYSLIALAQAIGTCGIDADIQLSIVTCNMQEVTGAERLHPEQAAVLGACLVIPQEYANVRCRSIDVASFYEEDEVERQALAERLYAEVIASSDDMIVAYRGTYRWIQKYVSIPAPATTASDVDTGLRNQGVYLITGGLGGIGLAIAEYLAKTVQAKLVLIGRTGLTDETDWRQVAEGSEVDVAVAVKLMKLRELEEHGAEVMVCSADVSDLSQMEQVVADAVARFGVIHGVIHAAGTADGALIQRRTREIEERALAAKVSGTRVLERVLDGMKLDFLLLCSSLVSALGALGQAGYCAANTYLDAFAHYKRAKDGTRVMAIDWDGWQTVGMAAAAEREIAAASAQVGVNVPAPDHGTRLLPEEGIAVFHHALGCRLTQLTISTTDLPLRLQAARTSSLKSLIQVERSNEGTRSSRPAISTTYAAPEDELEQTIAELWREFLGIDQVGAHDNFFELGATSLDIIQMNAKLQQALQREMSVVDMFSHPTVHALAESLRRSSAGEAAVAETADRSEQIHDGKHRLKQRLQKRDRT from the coding sequence ATGACTAAAAGTCAACAAACGCAAGCGGCTACTGGGCTGGAAATCGCCGTCATCGGAATGGCGGGTAAGTTTCCAGGTGCCCGTTCCGTGGACGAATATTGGGAAAATCTTAAAAACGGAGTGGAGTCGGTACGGTTCTTCACAGATGAAGAGCTAGAAGCGGCAGGAGTCGATCCTGCCTTACTGAACAACCCTCGTTATGTTAAAGCCAAAGCGGTTGTTCCGGATGCGGAATGTTTCGATTCCGATTTCTTTGATTATTCACCGCGCGAGGCAGAAGTTATCGACCCGCAGTTGCGGTTGTTTCACGAGTGTGTCTGGGAGGCGCTAGAACACGCTGGTTACGATAGTGAGCAGACGAATGCTGCTATCGGACTGTTCGCTGGCGCTTCCGCCAGCATTTATTGGCAATTGGTGGCCATGCTCTCGCGCAGCGGGAGTACGGCCGAGCAATTCGCTGCGCTGGCTTTGGCGGACAAAGATTTTCTAAGCACACGGATTGCTCACAAATTGAACTTGAAGGGCCCAGCGATCAATGTCGATTCGGCTTGCTCAACCTCGCTGCTGGCGATCCATTTAGCTTGCAGAGCGCTGTTGACGGGCGAATGTCGGATGGCTCTGGCCGGTGGAGTTACGGTGACAGTCCCTCATACCGAAGGCTATATGTATGAAGAGGGGATGGTCAGTTCGCCGGATGGACATTGCCGCGCTTTTGATGCCAAAGCGAAGGGAACGGTTGGCGGGGAAGGTGCAGGCGCAGTTGTGTTAAAAATGCTGAAGCATGCCGTGGCCGATGGCGACCGCATTTATGCGGTAATTAAAGGCTCGGCCGCGAACAATGACGGTACGCGTAAAATGGGATACTCCGCCCCGAGTATCGAAGGTCAGGCGGAGGTTATCCGTGCGGCACAGCGGATGGGACGAGTGGCACCGGAGAGCATTGGCTATGTGGAAGCGCACGGCACGGGCACCACGCTAGGGGACCCTGTTGAGATCGAGGCGCTGAAGCTCGCTTTTCAGACCGATAAGAAAGGTTTTTGCCGTATCGGTTCCGTCAAGACGAATATCGGTCATTTAAATAGTGCTGCTGGTGTTGCAGCTTTCATCAAGACGGTGTTGACGCTGCAGCATAAGCAGATTCCGCCAAATTTACATTTTGAATCACCGAATCCAAAAATAGATTTCGCGAACAGCCCGTTTATCGTTAACACAGAGCTAACGCCGTGGACGAATGAAGAAGGTCCGTTGCGAGCTGGTGTCAGTTCGTTCGGCATCGGCGGAACGAATGTGCATGTCGTCTTGGAGGAAGCTCCACCTCAGGCGGCAGGTGGCGAAGGAAGAGCGTCGAAGCTTCTCCTGTTGTCTGCCAAGACAGAGGCCGGTCTGGAGAAAGCGACTGTCCGCATGCGCGATTATTTGGCTGCGATTCCTGATGTGCCGCTATCCGATGAGGCTTACACGATGCAAATCGGGCGCAGGGCGTTCCGGTATCGCCGCATGCTTGTCTGTTCGTCTGCTGGAGAAGCACGGGAACTGTTGGAATCGTTGCCGCCGGAGCGGGTGTACAGTCGAGAATGTGAGCGTGAACAGGCCCGTCTGGTGTTTATGTTTCCAGGGCAGGGTGCGCAGTATGTCAATATGGGGCGTGATTTATACGACCGCGAGCCGGAGTTCCGCGAGGCAGCAGATCGGTGCTTTGCTATCGTAAAGCCGTTGCTCGACGTTAATTTGCGGGAGCTGTTGTATCCGGACATCAACGATGCAAATCTGAACGACAACGACGCAAATGTGAATGTCAACGACGCAAATGTGGATGTTAACGAGGTAATCGCGAATGGTGGCGAGCGCCTCAAACAGACCGATGTGACGCAACCTGTCATGTTTATTTTCTCCTATGCACTGGCGCAATTGATGTTGAAATGGGGGCTTAAACCAAGCGCCATGATTGGTCATAGCGCGGGTGAGTACGTTGCTGCGTGCCTAGCAGGTGTGATGACGCTGGAAGAAGCATTGGAATTGGTCGTGCTGCGTGGGAAATTGATGCATAGCATGCCGTCGGGGGCGATGCTCAGTGTGCCGCTATCCGAGGAAGAGTTGGCACCGTTGTTAGGCGACGACTTATCGCTGGCTGCGGTCAACGGTTCGGCGCTCTGCGTGGTGTCGGGCCGTCACGAGGCGATTGACAGGCTGGAACAGCAGTTGGCTGAGCAAGGAAAGACTTGCACGAAATTGCACACGTCTCATGCTTTTCATTCGGCAATGATGGATCCGATTTTGGAGTCGTTCCGCGCGAAAGTGAGTTCGATAACGCTGCGCAAACCAGAAATGCCTTATATTTCGAACGTGAGTGGAAACTGGATTACGGTCGAGGAAGCGACTGCTGCCGACTATTGGGTTAATCATCTGCGTGGCACTGTTCGTTTTGCCGACGGCCTCCGCGAACTGCTGCGCGACGACAATGCCGTGTTCGTAGAAGTGGGACCAGGCAATGCGCTAAGCGCGTTCTTGCGCCGCCATCCTGACAAAACAGCGCGGCATGCGGCTTTCAACCTTGTCCGCCATGTGAAAGAGCAGGCAAGCGATGATGAGTTTCTGTTGCAGCAGGTAGGGCGCTTGTGGCTGGAAGGGGCACAACCGGATTGGAAAGCGTTCCATGCCAACGAGCAGCGTAAGCGGATGGCTATGCCTACATACCCGTTTGAACGTCGGCGCTACTGGGTAGACCCGCCGTTCGAACTTGATGTGCTGAAGCAGGGACTACTGGGGACACCGACATCTGCTGTAAGGTCGGGTAGCAGTGCCGGACTAGTCAATGCTCCGCTACTTAAAAAGCAAAACGTGGGGGAGTGGCTATATACCCCTGTCTGGGAGCGTTCTGTAACGGTTGAACAATTGCAACCTTCTCAGAGCCCGCAACGTTGGCTCGTCTTCACTGAAGAACGAGGAGTAGGTGCATGCTTGGTTGCCCGCTTGAAGCAGGCCGGACACGATGTTAGCGCCGTATACCCGTCCACTTCGTTCGCTAGGCTGGACGAAGGAGCGTACCAGATGGAGCCTAATCAGCCGGATCAGTACGTTCGTCTGCTGCGCGAGTTGGCAGATGCGGGAACACAGCCAGACCGTATTGTACACGCATGGCTGGCGGAAGAGTCCGCCGCAGTGGGTGAGTGGGATGTATCCGCTGCCGATAAGACGCTGGAAAGAGGCTATTACAGCCTGATTGCGCTGGCACAAGCCATCGGTACGTGCGGAATAGACGCAGATATACAGCTTTCCATTGTGACGTGCAACATGCAAGAAGTGACTGGGGCTGAGCGGCTGCACCCAGAACAAGCCGCAGTGCTTGGCGCATGTCTCGTCATTCCGCAGGAGTATGCCAACGTGCGCTGTCGCAGCATTGACGTGGCATCCTTCTATGAAGAAGACGAAGTGGAACGGCAAGCACTTGCCGAGCGGCTGTACGCGGAGGTTATTGCCTCGTCCGACGATATGATCGTGGCGTATCGCGGTACATATAGATGGATACAAAAATACGTCTCCATCCCTGCTCCGGCAACGACTGCTAGCGATGTAGACACAGGCCTCAGGAATCAGGGCGTTTATCTGATCACGGGAGGATTGGGCGGCATTGGCTTAGCGATAGCCGAATATTTGGCTAAGACGGTTCAGGCCAAGCTGGTGTTGATCGGTCGTACTGGCTTGACAGATGAAACGGACTGGCGGCAAGTTGCAGAGGGATCTGAGGTAGACGTAGCTGTGGCCGTCAAGCTCATGAAGCTGAGAGAGCTCGAAGAGCATGGAGCGGAAGTGATGGTTTGCAGTGCGGACGTTAGCGATTTGTCGCAAATGGAACAGGTCGTGGCCGATGCCGTTGCTCGTTTCGGAGTAATCCATGGCGTTATTCACGCGGCTGGAACGGCGGATGGCGCGTTAATTCAGCGACGTACGCGGGAGATAGAAGAACGCGCTCTGGCGGCAAAAGTGAGTGGCACGCGCGTACTAGAGCGGGTACTGGATGGAATGAAGCTGGATTTCCTACTGCTCTGTTCTTCCTTGGTCAGCGCCTTGGGTGCTTTGGGGCAGGCAGGGTACTGTGCGGCGAATACGTATCTCGATGCCTTTGCCCACTACAAGCGGGCTAAAGACGGTACACGCGTCATGGCCATCGATTGGGATGGTTGGCAAACGGTCGGTATGGCCGCTGCGGCGGAACGCGAAATCGCGGCCGCGTCTGCCCAAGTAGGTGTGAACGTTCCCGCTCCGGATCATGGGACAAGGCTGTTGCCGGAAGAGGGGATTGCGGTATTCCATCATGCGTTGGGCTGCCGTCTGACCCAGCTGACGATTTCGACAACCGATTTGCCGCTACGGCTGCAAGCCGCCCGTACGTCATCGTTGAAATCGCTCATTCAGGTGGAACGGAGTAATGAAGGCACACGTTCATCCCGTCCTGCCATTAGCACCACCTATGCGGCGCCGGAAGATGAATTGGAGCAGACGATAGCTGAATTGTGGCGGGAGTTTCTCGGCATCGATCAAGTTGGCGCGCACGATAATTTCTTCGAGCTTGGCGCAACTTCGCTCGATATTATTCAAATGAACGCGAAGCTGCAGCAGGCGCTACAGCGGGAAATGTCGGTCGTAGATATGTTCAGTCATCCGACGGTCCATGCGCTGGCCGAATCGCTTAGACGGTCAAGTGCGGGAGAAGCAGCCGTTGCAGAGACGGCGGATCGCTCAGAGCAGATTCACGACGGGAAGCACAGGCTGAAGCAGCGATTGCAGAAGCGCGATAGAACGTGA
- a CDS encoding non-ribosomal peptide synthetase translates to MSRYDGEEGGIAPMSEKRLDRLAVAASQKSKEREYWLSKLSGKYEKSSFPYDYARGTERAQEEASFCFPEDLVSRLLQVSAGADSKLHVVLAAALASLLGRMANCGEVVLGTPIYKQQEEAEFINAVLPLRVQTEGPLSFRECLFQMQETIVTAVEHQSYPMEIAAEQLGLPTDDPLAHPLFETALLLENIHDEHYFANAKWTSLFAFRRTQEEICVVVKYNARLYRKETIAGVFARFTIFLREALANPDQPLHSINLLLPGEKERLLGTLAGCSVDYPQQQSVQQWLEQHAASTPHAPAVVCGDVTLTYGQLNAKANQLARKLQASGVRTGDVVGLLFGPSPDMMISMLATIKAGGAFLPIDPEYPDERLSFMVEDSRATAVLTQRDYAARISGNSVVICLDDADLYAADIPADNVPIAYGPHDLAYVIYTSGSTGRPKGVMIEHRSLVNLALWHNRAYDVVASDRSIKYAGFGFDASVWEVFPYLLAGASIHVVPANVRLDAKKLNDFFVEQGITIAFLPTMMCEQFMELHDPKLASLRILLTGGDRLKRYKPGSYRLFNNYGPTENTVVTTYVEIQTGAGVIPIGRPIDNTLVYVLDRHLQLQPLGVSGEICVSGVGLARGYLGRPDLTTEKFVPHPFIDGERLYRTGDLGRWREDGTLEYLGRQDDQVKVRGYRIEPGEIELLLRQREDVREAVVLVREDENGQNMLCAYYTGPTELTATVLRDDLTAQLPAYMIPAYFVRLEQLPVTANGKLDTKALPNPKEHVLTGKQYVAPQGDIEKMLVRIWAEVLGVSEERVGVNDTFFDLGGNSFQLVQVVNKLNEAFDREIAVAVMFQYTTVSALSGYVKRLESGEEDTSLDIADNEKMDEGFDTMEQTLLILGGRGDD, encoded by the coding sequence ATGAGTCGGTATGACGGAGAAGAGGGAGGAATAGCACCGATGTCGGAAAAACGGTTGGATCGGCTGGCGGTAGCAGCTTCACAAAAAAGCAAGGAACGGGAATATTGGCTGTCCAAATTGTCCGGCAAATATGAAAAGAGCAGCTTTCCATACGATTATGCGCGAGGAACAGAGCGGGCACAGGAAGAAGCTTCATTTTGCTTCCCTGAAGATTTGGTTTCGCGTCTGTTACAAGTAAGCGCCGGGGCGGATTCGAAGCTTCACGTTGTACTGGCCGCCGCGCTCGCTTCGTTGCTCGGTAGAATGGCGAATTGCGGTGAAGTTGTGCTGGGTACCCCGATTTACAAGCAGCAGGAGGAAGCGGAATTCATCAATGCTGTGCTTCCGCTGCGTGTTCAAACAGAGGGGCCGCTCTCTTTCAGGGAGTGCTTGTTTCAGATGCAGGAGACGATCGTGACGGCTGTAGAGCATCAGAGCTATCCGATGGAAATCGCGGCTGAACAGTTAGGGCTGCCGACAGATGACCCGCTCGCTCACCCGCTGTTCGAAACGGCGCTGCTGTTGGAAAACATTCATGACGAGCATTACTTTGCCAACGCAAAATGGACGAGCTTGTTCGCTTTCCGACGCACGCAAGAGGAAATTTGCGTCGTCGTCAAATATAATGCGCGGCTTTACCGGAAGGAGACGATCGCGGGCGTGTTCGCCCGCTTCACCATCTTCCTACGGGAAGCATTGGCGAATCCGGATCAGCCGCTGCACAGTATCAACTTGCTGCTTCCCGGGGAGAAAGAGCGGCTGCTCGGTACATTGGCTGGCTGCTCCGTGGATTATCCACAGCAGCAATCTGTGCAGCAATGGCTTGAACAGCATGCGGCGAGTACGCCGCATGCTCCGGCTGTCGTCTGTGGGGACGTTACACTGACGTACGGTCAGCTTAACGCGAAGGCCAATCAATTGGCACGGAAGCTGCAGGCAAGTGGAGTGAGAACGGGGGATGTCGTGGGGCTGCTATTTGGCCCCTCTCCCGACATGATGATTAGTATGCTTGCCACGATCAAGGCAGGCGGAGCGTTTCTGCCGATAGATCCGGAATATCCGGACGAACGGCTCTCGTTTATGGTGGAGGACAGCCGTGCGACAGCGGTGCTAACGCAGCGGGATTATGCAGCAAGGATATCGGGGAACAGCGTTGTAATCTGTCTGGATGACGCCGACTTGTATGCAGCTGATATCCCAGCAGATAACGTGCCAATTGCTTATGGTCCGCACGATCTCGCCTATGTCATTTACACGTCCGGTTCTACTGGGCGCCCGAAAGGCGTGATGATCGAGCATCGATCACTTGTCAATCTGGCATTATGGCATAATCGTGCCTACGACGTCGTGGCATCGGATCGTAGCATCAAGTACGCTGGCTTTGGCTTTGATGCGTCGGTATGGGAAGTGTTTCCTTATCTTCTAGCAGGTGCGTCGATCCACGTTGTGCCTGCTAATGTTCGGTTGGATGCGAAGAAGCTGAACGACTTTTTTGTGGAGCAGGGCATTACGATCGCCTTTTTGCCAACGATGATGTGTGAGCAGTTTATGGAACTGCATGATCCGAAATTAGCATCCTTGCGAATATTGCTGACGGGCGGGGATCGCCTGAAGAGATACAAGCCAGGTAGCTATCGGTTGTTCAACAATTATGGGCCGACCGAAAATACGGTCGTCACGACGTATGTCGAGATTCAGACGGGAGCAGGCGTGATACCGATTGGCCGACCGATCGACAACACCTTGGTGTATGTGTTGGATCGACATCTTCAGTTGCAGCCGCTCGGCGTGTCAGGGGAAATATGCGTTTCCGGCGTAGGATTGGCCCGCGGCTATCTCGGCAGACCCGATCTGACGACGGAAAAGTTCGTACCGCATCCGTTTATTGACGGGGAACGGCTATACCGGACGGGAGATCTAGGCCGTTGGCGCGAGGACGGAACATTGGAATACTTAGGTCGTCAAGACGACCAAGTGAAGGTGCGCGGGTACCGTATCGAGCCTGGGGAAATTGAGTTATTGTTGCGTCAGCGTGAGGATGTTCGGGAAGCGGTTGTGCTTGTGCGTGAGGATGAGAATGGGCAGAACATGTTGTGTGCTTACTACACGGGCCCTACGGAATTGACCGCCACTGTGCTGCGGGATGATTTGACTGCACAGTTGCCGGCCTATATGATTCCGGCCTATTTTGTCCGCTTGGAGCAGCTGCCTGTTACGGCCAATGGCAAGTTGGATACGAAGGCTTTGCCTAATCCGAAGGAGCATGTCCTAACCGGCAAGCAATATGTTGCGCCTCAAGGAGATATTGAGAAAATGTTGGTCCGCATATGGGCCGAAGTATTAGGTGTTAGTGAAGAACGGGTTGGTGTGAATGATACGTTCTTTGATCTTGGAGGTAACTCGTTTCAACTTGTGCAAGTCGTCAACAAGCTGAATGAAGCTTTCGACCGCGAAATCGCTGTAGCTGTCATGTTCCAGTATACGACGGTGTCGGCGCTCAGCGGCTATGTAAAGCGGTTGGAGAGCGGTGAAGAGGATACATCTCTAGATATCGCGGACAACGAAAAAATGGACGAGGGATTCGACACGATGGAGCAGACGCTGCTCATTCTGGGAGGGCGAGGAGATGACTAA